From Pseudorasbora parva isolate DD20220531a chromosome 14, ASM2467924v1, whole genome shotgun sequence:
ataaaaagcatacctggctcttatCATAAAAGGACCCGTGTTGCCCATtagtcggtacagacgacagaactgcgccgtctcttttgcataagagacggccgtctcttttctgcatacAACGGAGGAAATATGGCTGcggttttgaatgttttgaacattttatgagctcttcatgagtgctcagctggtaaaaataatgccatatgtagacgcataaaatgatggcgtttaatcagcacacatcatgttttgaatgttcggtaggcaagctcctacgtcatacaagccgaccaatcaggttgtgaccgtctccctgtgcctttggttcggtaactttaggttcgctgttaaaaatgccagtgtgaacgctaagcggaccaggactatatgttttgtttttgttttttggtccggaccaaacgaaccaaactaaccgaaccacaagtgtgaacgcaccctaaatgTTCCAAACGTTTGTGTGGAAATCCCGCAGTAACATTTCTCGTGACAAACATTACATGAAATGTTTTCAGTAATTTAACACTGCTTAAGAGTTACAACTTTTGTACACAGCTGTATCATTTATACAGCATCTATACTAATCTCAGTAAAGTGTATCAGcaactataaaataaataaataagtctgTTAATGCTGGTTTGGTGCTGGTATAGCTTGTGATCCACAAGAAGCCATTCTGTTCATAGTCTGTAAACCAGGTTTTTTTCTTGACGAATATAGTTGACCAAAGGCACTTTGCTGGATAAAATAGTTAAAAAGCCTAAGTACATTTACAAAAGTAAATCCAGTAACGGCAACAATTCCAATAAAAACACTTACGGCACAGTAGAAAATACTTGATTCAGTACTTGTTTAACTCAGCTGCCTTGaagaaaagcatatttgtgTACATGCTCTTTTTTGTGAGGAGCAGGGGCCTAGTTACCAACTACCAGTTTTCGCTGACCCATGCGAGTGGAAATTGTTTTGACAATTGTCGCCTGTACACAAAACAACGCAAAGGACAAAACGCTTTTAGCACAttgttgtcatgtaaacatcACCTGCACTGTCAGTACAGTAGTGTTCACACtaaaaattacaacaaaaagAAGCGCACTTAAAATACCAGGCTAGTGTACAGTTTAAGTGCATAGTGTATAGTAAGTCATTTGAGATGCAAATgtctgctggttacaaaaaactaatttcagaGCGAGGTGAGTAAGGAAGGTTTGGATTAATAAACCGAGAGTTCATGGTATACAGTGGGGCAgcaaagtatttagtcagccaccaattgtgcaagttctccagCACAAAAAGATAAGAGAGGCCtgtcattttcatcataggtacactttaacaagttcaaacaggtgccattaatacaggtaacgagtggaggacagaggaacctcttaaagaagaagttacaggtctgtgagagccacaAGTCTTGCTTtattgtaggtgaccaaatatttattttaagggTTGGGTATCATTTGGGTTTTTTATGATACCGGTGCCAAACTGGTACTTTTAACAGTGCCTGAatcaagaaaaagaagaagaagaaaaagagagCCACAAAACGATGGTACATGACATTAAAGAATGgctttttattacatttttgacCACCTTAAAGGGCTAACTTTATTTTGCTgaaatatgaccatattctcTGGCCAACGTTAAATATTTTAGAACGCGTCGCCTtattgtttccatggcaacGAGTCTTGCTTCTCACATGACACACAGCAGCCGCATTAGCGCTGTCTCACagatgtatttttaatttttttcttcaaaatataacGTTGACTATATCATGAACTATCTGGTATTCTGATTTTCAAATGTGTGTAAGTGAATGTGTTTAGTCATAATGATCATGGTGGTTGATCTATAATGCGCGATGGGTGCCGCCATGTTAGTTTACACCTCAGTATCGAATGTCGGATTAACGTCACGTAAATTCATCCTCGTCTCACGAAATACATGAAAGTAAGTGACCAGTGAAGTGAGAGAAGAATGGAGTAAACTATATAGTtacttataaaatgtgtatctgatatgaataagaCATGTGGTCACATTATAACTGTCTGAAAGAATTGTTATTGCCGCTTctatagacatcagtgtgtgtgtgtgtatttatgcgcatttaaatgtctaaaacctaaaataaacatgatgtggTTGAAAACAATGAATTGTTGTGACAtgtgatgagcgctgagcgcgTCTGTCTCTGGCTCGGTGAAAGCACGTTTTGGCAACAAAATGAGGAACCGAAATCTTTTTAAATCTCGGTTTTATAGGGTTTCGGTACCCAACcctacttattttccaccataatttgcacagaaattctttaaaaaaatcagacaatgtggttttctggattttttctcatagttgaagtgtacctatgatgaaaattacagaccTCTcttatctttttaagtgggagaacttggacaattggtggctgactaaatacttctTTGCCCCACCGTATGTGATACCTCCCTCTCTCTCCGGCTCCTGTGCTCCTTCCTCTCTCTGCTCCATCACGGACCATCGGCCATCCGGCCTCGCCGGGCTCCCTCGGAACATTGTCTGACCCAGGTTGAGCCTTCGCCACGCCTACTCATCGGCCCTCTCCCCCTTCAGCTCCGCCCTCGATCGCTCCACCCCTGCCCTCCGGATCCCAACTCGGCGGGGTCGTCGCTGAGGCTCCTTTGCAGCCGCCAAGGTCATCGGTGTCGCTTCTCCTCATCAGCTCTCTGGTCACGCAGTGGGCTCCACCTCCAGTCGCCATCGCCTCCTGTTGTCGCCATGGTATCCTCTAGCGGTCTTCCTTCATGGCTCCTCCCTCCAGCGACGCCACCATGGAGCGCAGCCCTGTCTGGGTACTTGGATACCATCTGCCTTTCCCTTGCCAGGCGTTGGATTGATCAGCCTTCAGCAGCACCCTGGACTCTTTATTTCTGCCTCCTCCCGGTCAGCCATCCACCTCCTGTATCTTCTGTCTGTTTCACCATCTCTTCATCCTTCACGCCTCCTCTTCTCTATGTCACAGTTCTGTTTGTTAGTTCTGTTAATTAcagtttttgtgttttcagCACCTTCTGCCTGAGTTAGTTGTTTGTTGTCTTGGTCACTTTCAGCTACAAATCCGGATCCTCCTGATTCACCTGTAAGAGCATATACAGAATCACAGATGTAAAAGAGAagaacagacagacacacacaaacacaaacttaAAGAATTGTGTGTTTCTTTGAGTGTTTCCTTCTCAATATTAAACACATTGTGAAAGAGTGATTAAATGTCTGTTGTAATTCCATTGTTTGATACTGTGTGGAGTGTGGGTCTAATAAGTACATAGGTAGCCTGAGAGTAAGGCCCCGTCGACAtagagacgcgtttagctgtatacgtatacattttgtaccgtatcagcgtttcgtccacacggatccggcgtttttgaagcatgaatccgatattttctgaaaccgggtcacagagtggataaatctgaaaacgacaatTTTACgtacagccaatccgtatattttgtgaaacggtgatgtcatcacactacatcCAGCATGGTgaaagagttaaagggttagttcacccaaaaattttattgatgtcattaatgactcaccctaatttcgttccactactgtaagacctccgttcatcttcaggcagtttaagatattttatatttagtcggacagcgtatctaagtgtatgcacactatactgtccatgtccagaaagggaataaaaacatcctcaaagtagtccatatcatatgtgacatcagttagttagttagaatctcttgaagcatcgaaaattttggtccaaaaactacgactttattcagcattgtcttctcttccgcgtttgttttcaaatctcaaataaagattcaaacggtcatgaatcagtgaatcaatcaatgattcggatcgccaatgtcacgtgatttcagcagtttgacacgcgatccgaatcattaatcaattcactgattcatgaccgtttgaatctttatttgagatttgaaaacaaacgcggaagagaagacgatgctgaataaagtcgtagtttttgttatttttggaccaaaatgtattttcgatgcttcaagagattctaattaacccactgatgtctcatatggactactgtgaggatgtttttattccctttctggacatggacagtatagtgtgcatacacttagatacgctgtcggactaaatataaaatatcttaaactgttctgaagatgaatggaggtcttaagggtgtggagcgacatcaatttcatttttgggtgaactaaccctttaaagtgacAGCTGCCTATAAATAGCTGCTGTGTctgtcattaatattaataaaacaacaaaacacagctttaacaaagattaatctATATAAGATTTATACAGTGATCATATtgcatatatttattatatatctgTACCCAAAATGAATACTACTGTCACAAATCAGGCCTCTGTGGCTCCCTCTGATCGCCACCAGAGGGCTCACCTCAATATTTATCCCCATTCCGGACTTCATtccccataatcctttgccctgACTCATCAGCCATCATTGTTTACACATGTGTGCCATTAGTCTTATCACCTCAGtctatagctgtgtctcatttcgttaaatttcgaaggctgcgtcctctggaggacacgtcctgtgtaggatgcagtatacggagtgtcctcaatcagaattaaacgagacgtcctttgtaggacacacaggcaggaagtgtCACGTCGCTATGCCAACACATTCAgtctcgttgcgctctcacgccaagtttacatgaatgaaaattatttataaattgaaaatgactatgaaatgtttcttgtcttgacagcaatgtactgttctaaacgtttaaaaagcactaaagggTTTGAATCCTgttaaccacaactatctgtttgaggtaatacagcttaaaaataaaaacaagcttgaacttacattttaaacaccacacctacgctcgcatgtatatctggcagtggtgcagttttttcatataatataaaaatatatatgatggttgttaacggcgacgcaaagaattatgggttatctccagccgcgaaggctacacctcatgcacactccgaaatcctgtgaaagaaggtcgcatttgaagtgtCCTACTCATTTTTTGAAAtaagacggccttatgacgtatccacccttcaaatgcgacctccggaggacgcagccttctgaaataaGACACAGCTTATATAAACCTGGTTCACTCTGCCATTCACTGCGAAGTCTTGTAAAGTGTAACCACTACAATTCTGAACGGTCTATCATGGTTTCATGTCTCTTTGTTTTTAATCACCTGCCTGTTTCTGAACTGCTCTCTTGCCTACGTTCCCTGccttgttgtgtttgtttgtttggactgcctacaagtagggctgggcgatatggccaaaatttcatatcccgatatagctcatttgatatcccgataacgatatacataacgttatagcaatttttctgttaattcagtttatgaatagtctatacaaaattgcaatgtggaaatgcagtttgaaatgatatacaaagcaaataaaggtagtatggactacatttttattttatttagaacctttttttaaagcaagactgttggtaaagttaacacctgcctagggatgttaaccgatgaccgtctcattccaaaatctttttgtgtgattgaacatatccctcgcactcaatttttcataactcgcctgtttgtacttaataaaccaataaaaacatttggcgcgccgcgcgcgctcacaaggtttgcaaaaagtaaacactcgaggttagagccagagcagacgacagtatgaagtgtgcatttcgcttaagatgggcttacatttggaaatatattacatcttcatttcagtggaaacacataaggtgttgatcgtctttctttattattgttacactacctcgaactaaagcggcgtctcttcggagtcattttcttaaatgagccgcggcaatgttacaaatgagcttcttacgctagacaaatgcctttattttcaacgcgatcaccttgtacccaaaccatttcgaaactaatgagccatttgtcctctgattacaaacaagctcctctgcggcggGTCATTCCTAGCATTCGGTGCCATTTGAGTCCCCATTACATAATATGGTATATTTTGAGTAAAAATTGgctaataattgtatttaaaggGTCATCTTACACAGTTAACCCCCCTTTACCATAGAACACAATTAAATGTACCCaggattaattaattaaaaataattactttGATTTTAGTGCAAGTATGCTAAACTGCCATGTCCCCAAGTAAGTTTGCCTAACTTCAGCCACAAATATAAGtaataaaaatcaaacaaattcCACATTTTTCAACATTGTTGTATATTCTTATTTATAATATTCCTCACCAATATATATTTGTTgttattaaaacatatttaatgcTTAAAGTCTTTAAAATATGTTGTGTCCCTGAACTGAATGTCCCCCCTGTTACTCTGATGGTAAATCGATCTGAACACACCCCTTGACTGTTCCTCTAATCACATGCCTCTCAGGAAGTAAAATAACTTTTGGCAGCAAACTATCCACAAGAATCAAAGCAAGTCTCTCTCCTTAATTTActctttttttcagtgtattagAACGATTTATTGATGTGGTAAAGCATAACATGTCCACCCTGTTATGCTTATTTATAGTGGAAACTGATAATTGATTGTAATTTTGAAAATATGGTTAATAAACATGTTAAAAATCTTCCTCAGTGATCACTGCGCACTAGCTTGTTGTTCATCACGTAAGTAGCAGTGGCTAACTTTAGAATAAAATGTCCCTCCTGTTACTGTCCACCCTGTTACTGTTTTGCACAGTAACAGGGTGGACATATTGTAACAGAGTGGACATAATACCTAGATAAATAAGTgtttatagcatttatttgtaattataatcAATTTATATGGAATTTATTTGTTAAGAGGTCCGTCCGGCTTGAGAAGACAGTGTGGAATTACCTAGAACAACACATGGGATGCTGGTCTGTTCAGTAGTATGTTGCAGTAAGtgcacccttaaaaataaaggtgccaggaagaaccaaacaTGGgctttcacagtgatgccataggagaactatttttggttcccccaaagaaccattttgtgaaaggttctttaaagaaccatctttttctaaccattttatagtctaaagaacctttttgcactacaaagaaccttttgtgcaatggaaaggttctttggatattaaaggttcttcatagaaccatacaccctgccaaagaaccatttaagaacctttatttttaagagtgtagtaACAGTAAGATGCTGTTACGTTAACTGGTACTTTTACTGTTTTCTTTTAGATTAGACAATTTTGAATGGTTGATGTTGTTCATGTTTCTTTCTTCTTCAGGAGATGGCAGGGTTAATTAGTTGATTTGTGGTGTGATGTCCTGTTGTTCAGTGGCGTGATGTCCACCCTGTTACCTCCTGTCCACCCGGTTTCTCCTCTGTCCACCCTGTTACCTCtggttttttttatgttaattaaataatttcaacaaaTGTTATGCATATCTTGGTGGTTACTTGTAGAAAATTAAATGgcacaattaaattatttaaaatggggACAAAATTCCaatgaaatttatttttattctaaaaGAAATATGTTGAAATTACCATTGtgccttaaaaaaaaactattttctcAAGATAATGCTTGTTTATGAACACTTTGTTAAACAATTTGCAGGGTAGAGTGAGGGACATTTTAGCTCTtagaatatataaatattacaataattatgcatttaaaaCATGTATTAATTGAGATGAGAATGTCCGGTAACAGGGTGGACATTTGGCCTTTGCATGTGTGAAGAATTTGGTCaaaattattaaacaataaTATCCTGAGCTGGaccaatatatttttattgtagTGTAACAAGCCAATTTTcagataaaattataaaatcatggaaatttaaacattttttaatagaaAGTTACCAAGCTGAAATGGCACCGAATAGTAAGAATGACcccggcgcgtttgcgggactcgtgtttcccgctgtggggattttaaaaaagtgacgtggtgagtggaagggaggcggcagcgcgtgtgtgtgtgagtgagagagcgagagagagacagagggagcgcggctcgcggctgttatttcaaatatcgcagcatattttaaactaatcggttaaccggtttcaaccggctaatgaggctcggtggtcggtcaagaaaatgtttagttttcgccatccctacacctgccattaaaatatttcaatatatggctatatggtgtgccacgcgtaaaagcccgttgcagcgtctgtgtctgaagtttgttttgagcgcttatgtCACtattctggcataattactctgagaattaccctggtctgaaccgcgtctactaccgtcttcctccatgtttgtttatgtattgcagcgtgcatgggcatgccgtggcgtgaggtgcatcttgacgtaaaattctgccgtaaacgccttatcgtggcgtaagcgatagagccttatataaaacgatagacattttctatcgtccagacgatatatttcgtcatatcgcccagccctacctaCAAGTATGTTGATCTTGCCTCTACTCCAGACTTCAATTGTGGATTGTTGTCTCAATAAAATTGCATTTGGATCCCCACTCTGTTGACTCATCGTTACAACTACAGTTGGAccttactttatttttttgtatttaactatgcttgtaatctatgtatttgttttgtttaccgTCTGTTCACTTACCTTTAATATTAACTTAACTTTATTAGTTAGCTAGATCAgcctttctcaaacttttttcagtcagggtacctttaagtttaaaatataatttaaaaacactgcataacacaaatttaaatgcaaatgtacTGTTTATTTAGACCGGACAGTAATGAACAGAGCATAATACTCCATTTCACAGTAAAAACTGTCTGGTTCTTGTAgggcttttctttttaaaaaacgatCCACGCtgctgtggcttgtttcttGCTCTTTgtgaaatcaaatgtattttcacggttaaattataaaacaatgtaGCCAACTGCACAGTCACGTGACCCCGGTGAGGACGTCATGACAGTTACTGATGTGAGACGGatttttattgttaattttatatatatatatatatatatatatataattaatttacaattttattAATCCACTCATATGTTTGACCCTTTCACACGTAAATTTAAAACATTCTGGCTGACCCCCCAGCGTGAGTTTTTCAAAGTGACCGTTTTTAATGTGTCGCTTTAtggtttccatggtgacgcgtCATTGCTTGTCACGTGACACACCGCAGCAACAACAGAgctgaatgaatgatgatctgcttttatgttattttttccttttttattcaaaatattcacaaatttgTTAGATATGGCctgaaatatctgatattccgatTGTCAAATATATACAAGTGGAAGTGTTTTGTCGTTTAAACACCTTTATAACGATCGTGTTAGTTGAGCTGTATGCACGATGGGCGCCGCCATCGCCGCCGCAGGCGCAGTTCAGAAAATCAGATCTGTTGGATTTACAAGACGTGAATTCATCCCCTTCTcccaaaatacataaaagtaagtggcaggtgaactgggagaagaatagagtaaactttaaagttatttacacaatgtgtatctgatatgaataaaactaattaacTTATAATGGAAAGGATTATTATCGCCTCTTCATTTTTCctcattgtgtattttacaaactctaaatgtattgttttttagtACGTATAtgtatgaaacctaaaataaacataatgtggctgaaaacactgaaaagttgtgatatatGACAGATCTGAGCGCGCCTGTCTCTGGCTCAGTGCAAGCCAACGcgaaagcacatttgaatttACATTTGACCACATGACCGTTCTAATCACGTGTGAATGTGTGATCGTACGTGCGAAAGggttaaaaagaagaagaatgtatttatatcaattcaaatatattttatatatgaaatttcagatttttttttttttttagcttacgTAATTTGTTGGCGGCACCCCTGACAGTCAGGGGGCACCCCAGTGTGCCGCGGCACCCACTTTGAGAAAGGCCGAGCTAGTGGTtttagctgtggtaagcaaagTTAATCCCCCAACCCCAAATCATTTTTCTTACTGATCTGAAAAATGATCAGACCCGTGACTAAAAACCGTCATATGATCCAAACTGTGAGTTTTGAGATCCGTTGAACCACAAAAAATTGGAAATGCACAAAAAGGTATTTGAACTGACAAGTCCAAATGAGGCTTTTGTAGCTTACCGGCTCATTACCCTGGATCTCGCTGCCTGTGTGAACAATAATAACAAACTCAATTAAACACAGATCACTTTGGTTAATCagaataaaaatacatattttcgcATGTTTCAAATGTTCTTTACAATCTCCGTCTTGTTAAATCAGCTGTATGTAATACTCACCTTGACTCTTGCGGTAGTAAATaaaaccaacagcagcagcagccgcAGCGACAGGCACCAAAACACCAATGACTATTCCTGCTACAGCGCCTGAAGACAGACCTGAACCTGGAACAGctgaagacagacagacaatatTACTAGAGAGCGACTGATATCAACTTCAACAATATCATTTCGATATTTACTTTGGTCAGCAATAGTTTGACATTAAGTTAGCTAATAAATGGcagcatctaaaatgtaaaacaacatCACAGCACTGTGCATGTAACTCATTTTATGAATTATTCATGTTAATAACTTCAAACCTGTTAACATCATGTGTTTGTTGTGGCATTGTGTGTGACGGCGAGTTCACACTGCCCAATTTTGACTCGCCAGTTTTTGCAAAATCACAGACAAATGGCTAAAATCGGAGGAAAATCGGTGCTCGttcacgcgagtgacaatcatgcagtgtgaaatgtgttctgactgacatacactcttaaaaatacagcttcttaaatggttctttgggaGGGTGTacggttccatgaagaacctttaatatccaaagaacctttccattgcacaaaaggttctttgtagagcaaaaaggttctttagactaaATGGtacaaaaaaaaggttctttaaagaatctttcacaaaacggttctttggggaaccaaaaatgctTAAtctggcatcactgtgaaaacccatttttggttctttcgggcacatttatttttaagggtgaaGGCGATGACTAACAGCCAATAGAGACGGAGTGTATTTAGGCCACACCCACACCAGGGGGAAAAACaatccaacgctctccattgactttgcaTTGCGTGAAGCGGTCGAGGGTCTTTTGTCttaaagctgatatgtgacaaggtgtacacaaacaagctaaaaaacacataactaaGCTGTCAATcccaaaaaacgagcgtttaaggagacaaaagtggatacaggcaataagacgtgaagcttcagcgggaagaatgggtcaattttgggatcctgacactcagtatgtctacgtgtgcagtaaacatgttgtcaaatatccaaatgtcagttttatagattatatttcctgtcgctgattataatcccctccagtgggcgtagttctcagtgtCATAAGTCGCGCTCTGACTCAAGTGCCTGTATCCAATTGTGTCTTTACATGTCTTTAAATGTTCGTTTTTTGGCTCAACAGCTTATAAGACTTCTGgctttttagcttgttttctgtacaccttgCCACATAtaagcttttagacattgttagtttttttgtaataattcagaaatgacaaggaggccgcttcccgcaatagaaagtcaataGAGACggtgtggctttcagattatgacgcgtgtcgctctgtctctatgAGAGGGcaagatacagggcagcggtTTGCAGGATTTTTCAGCAATTTCTAACATGTTCATGATCTTGCGTTATTTCCTCATTACTTCTTGTGTTACAGAGTTGTTGGTGATTCTTCCTATTGTAAactcatgcagtgtgaaacctgTCGCCGATCCATCGTGCAAGGTGAACACAACAGCGACTGATAGTCAGTGTGAAAAGAACTGTGATCTGATGACTTTGAAAACCATGCAGTGTGAAGTCGATGTGTACTTGATGTGCATGTGAAGGTGATAGAGATAATCTTATTCTTATCTTAATACTGAGTGGGTAAAAAAAAGAGCTATATTATAGCTCATGGGAACGAAATTATACTCACTAACAGTAACTCCAAATCGCTTCACGCTGATAGCGCTGTCAATGCGACGCGTTTTGAGGTTGGTCACCTTCACTTGATATTCTCCAGAGTCTGTGTGTCTGGTGTTCATGATGGTCAGAAATCCAGTCTgatgatccagcttcagtctgtctctgaatctctctTTACACTGATCATCTTCACAGATCCGACTCTGATCTCCAGTGATTTCAGCGATGAGAATGTCTTTATAATACCACTTCATTAACTTATTAGGGAGTCTTGCTACACCAGGATCTAAAGTGACAGATTCTCCCTCGTTCAGTGATTTCTTATCTTGTTCTGTAGCAGTAACACCTGAAACACAAACCAACAGCTGCTTGAAGctttttgaaaacaaaaaatgtgaaAGCAGTGTGGATTTGAGAACAATTTCTCATGCTCCTTAAAAAggaacatttatttgatttgcACACATTTGGATATAATAAGCCaagtttacacctggtattaagatgcgttttggtcagATCACAAGCGGACAATGCTAAATACAGATGTAAACGgggtttaaaatgttttgagcCTGTCCACAttcgaccacttccagaggtagttgAAAACACATTAGATCGGATTGCTTTTGTagtgtaaacacagatgtggttgaatatgttcaaacagccacaaaagactgTCTACTCTCCGCCTACAGACCtaatgtttaaagggttacttcagcgattagcatatggctttgtatcagtagaaaccctggagtgt
This genomic window contains:
- the LOC137040077 gene encoding carcinoembryonic antigen-related cell adhesion molecule 1-like, with the protein product MAILLNLLLILSVLFDYDILDADYVGMSVMEGDSFTLHTYARTSEQEDIKWYFNDIRIAEISGDLSDACTDVQCEDGDERFRDRLKLDHQTGSLTVMNTRITDSGLYELKLISISSISEKIFNVTVHGVTATEQDKKSLNEGESVTLDPGVARLPNKLMKWYYKDILIAEITGDQSRICEDDQCKERFRDRLKLDHQTGFLTIMNTRHTDSGEYQVKVTNLKTRRIDSAISVKRFGVTVTVPGSGLSSGAVAGIVIGVLVPVAAAAAAVGFIYYRKSQGSEIQGNEPVNQEDPDL